In one window of Primulina tabacum isolate GXHZ01 chromosome 8, ASM2559414v2, whole genome shotgun sequence DNA:
- the LOC142554780 gene encoding uncharacterized protein LOC142554780, giving the protein MFSKEDYDDWKILMQTHLAAQDDDMWYVITDGPMRILKVNTAATIIEGAPQMVEKHISEWTAVDKKKPNLDNVGKDIIYKTLDKNMFAKIKTCTTAKEIWEKLTQLCEGNDQTKENKLTVAIQKFDNAKMKPGETLAEFDERFSSIIIELTSLGKEYSNREIALKVMRALPREWDVKTIAM; this is encoded by the coding sequence atgttctctaaagaagattatgaCGATTGGAAAATTCTCATGCAGACACATTTAGCAGCCCAAGATGACgatatgtggtatgtcatcactgacggGCCAATGAGAATTCTGAAGGTGAATACAGCTGCAACAATAATTGAAGGTGCTCCTCAGATGGTTGAAAAACACATATCTGAATGGACAGCTGTGGATAAAAAGAAGCCAAATTTGGATAACGTTGGGAAAGATATTATCTATAAAACTCTGGACAAGAATATGTTCGCCAAGATCAAGACCTGTACTACTGCAaaggaaatttgggaaaaacttACTCAACTATGCGAAGGCAATGATCAGACTAAGGAAAACAAGTTGACTGTGGCTATCCAGAAGTTTGACAACGCAAAGATGAAGCCAGGAGAAACTCTTGCAGAATTTGACGAACGGTTCAGCAGTATCATCATCGAACTCACCTCACTTGGGAAAGAATATTCCAACAGAGAAATTGCTTTAAAAGTTATGCGAGCtcttcccagagaatgggatgtaaaGACTATAGCAATGTGA